A window of Bdellovibrio svalbardensis contains these coding sequences:
- the lpxD gene encoding UDP-3-O-(3-hydroxymyristoyl)glucosamine N-acyltransferase yields MITAEVIKDLHSSDLTYISGSLQSVATKVLPPELADKDVLVFVSKADQLEAALKAQAPIVVAHKSLSLPAHGSQSLPNDTGTTFFQTGSVQLAMAAILPLFDGKMNRFNQEEKIHPSACIHPTAHLGKNVYVGPFAVIGEHVRIGDYATIGAHTVIECYATIGDHTLIHPQVFVGAYCELGAHCEIHPHTTIGADGFSFAPTREGVHKKIPQIGKVVIGDWVELGANCAIDRAALTETRIGNGTKMDNFCHIAHNVIIGEHNVMAAGFKIAGSSTVGSHCMFGGDTVVSDHVTIVDKVIVGGKSGVSNDILKPGAYAGYPVEPLRDNMKTLATFGNGNLPRMRKDIARIIKHLGLKEE; encoded by the coding sequence ATGATAACAGCAGAAGTAATTAAAGATCTTCATTCTTCGGATCTCACTTATATATCCGGTTCTCTTCAATCAGTAGCAACGAAAGTTCTTCCTCCCGAACTCGCTGACAAAGACGTTTTGGTTTTTGTATCAAAGGCGGACCAACTTGAAGCTGCGCTCAAGGCACAGGCGCCCATCGTGGTCGCTCATAAATCATTGAGCCTTCCAGCTCATGGTTCACAGAGTCTTCCGAATGACACAGGAACAACTTTCTTCCAAACCGGCAGCGTGCAGTTGGCAATGGCCGCAATCCTTCCTCTGTTCGATGGAAAGATGAATCGCTTCAACCAAGAAGAGAAAATCCACCCCTCTGCTTGCATCCATCCGACCGCTCACCTGGGTAAAAACGTTTATGTAGGACCTTTTGCTGTCATTGGCGAACATGTCCGCATCGGCGACTATGCAACCATTGGGGCACACACCGTGATTGAGTGCTATGCCACCATCGGCGACCACACCCTGATTCACCCACAAGTTTTCGTAGGCGCTTACTGCGAACTTGGAGCTCATTGCGAAATCCACCCCCACACGACCATCGGTGCCGATGGCTTTTCGTTTGCGCCAACTCGCGAAGGTGTACACAAAAAAATCCCACAAATCGGCAAAGTCGTGATCGGTGATTGGGTTGAACTTGGTGCCAACTGCGCCATCGACCGTGCCGCTCTTACAGAGACTCGCATCGGCAACGGCACTAAAATGGATAACTTCTGCCACATTGCTCACAACGTTATTATCGGCGAACACAACGTCATGGCCGCAGGCTTTAAGATTGCTGGCTCCAGCACAGTTGGCAGCCATTGCATGTTCGGCGGCGACACTGTCGTCTCTGATCACGTCACGATCGTTGATAAAGTCATCGTCGGCGGCAAAAGTGGCGTCTCGAACGACATCCTCAAGCCGGGAGCCTATGCGGGCTACCCTGTGGAGCCACTTCGTGACAACATGAAGACCCTTGCAACATTTGGAAACGGCAACTTGCCACGCATGAGAAAAGATATCGCCCGAATCATCAAACATTTGGGCCTTAAAGAAGAGTAG
- a CDS encoding transporter substrate-binding domain-containing protein: MQNRLTLCTLILSLLLACSSEARDDSITVGYFDLPPHGTLKNGKEVGAALEYFDIIAKQMGVRFHYIQEPLSRLLVDKKIDLILYLGKTPAREKTHVFFPNPLFKMQGSITVRNDNPILVINHIEDLKHMKISIWQEGYLSPLLTADHLTLEKMTGDNVTERSLRKVLSGRSQGFYSPELLSVTYAIKKLGLTEKLRIMNLPEKPVELSPAFSKASATKYQVRFEKEFLKLQSRLPYSKFLETYQVP, from the coding sequence ATGCAAAATAGACTGACATTGTGCACTTTAATCCTATCCCTATTGCTAGCTTGCTCATCCGAAGCGCGAGATGACTCCATCACTGTCGGCTATTTCGATTTGCCTCCGCATGGAACTCTAAAAAATGGGAAGGAAGTGGGGGCCGCACTGGAGTATTTTGACATCATCGCCAAACAAATGGGCGTCAGATTTCACTATATTCAAGAACCGCTTTCACGCCTTCTGGTAGATAAAAAAATTGATTTGATTCTTTATTTAGGTAAAACACCAGCGCGTGAGAAAACTCATGTTTTCTTTCCAAATCCTCTGTTTAAAATGCAAGGCTCAATCACCGTTCGAAATGACAACCCGATTCTTGTTATCAACCATATTGAGGATCTGAAGCATATGAAAATCTCAATATGGCAAGAGGGCTACCTATCACCTCTTTTGACTGCAGATCATCTGACGTTGGAAAAGATGACGGGCGATAACGTTACCGAAAGAAGCCTGCGCAAAGTTCTCTCGGGACGTTCTCAGGGATTTTATAGCCCCGAACTTCTTTCAGTGACCTACGCAATCAAAAAACTTGGGCTGACAGAAAAACTTCGCATTATGAATCTTCCCGAAAAGCCCGTTGAGCTAAGCCCTGCATTCAGCAAAGCCAGCGCAACAAAGTACCAGGTTCGTTTCGAAAAAGAGTTTTTGAAGCTGCAAAGTAGACTTCCTTACAGCAAATTTCTCGAGACCTATCAGGTTCCATAA
- a CDS encoding electron transfer flavoprotein-ubiquinone oxidoreductase: MSYDQLPEGVTRETMDVDVLIVGGGSAGLSCALHLQNQISKHNEDVASGKKQGEQIPEQMIVVLEKASEVGAHSLSGAVLNPTALRELIPNFKEEGAPLDTEVKKDAVYYLGSDFSFKLPVTPPPFHNEGNYITSISKLNRWLATKCEEKGINIFPGFAAVEALYEGNKIVGVRTGDKGRDKNGNPKANFEPGLILKSKVTIFAEGTRGSLFKKVSEKLNLRAGKNKEVFEEGVKEIIQMPHGTVEAGQVIHTMGFPLSKSIGGTFIYTIPGDKIILGLVAYLDTEDPLLDPHRELQKLKTHPFLKNMLKGGKVIAYGGKTLPAGGWYSMPKLYGDGFMVCGDSASMVDVQKLKGIHLAMKSGMQAADTVMEGLTKGAEFTEEITKGYETRIHGSYVKNELYKVRNFHQALSKGIVASMPMLALQEMTGGRGLQDPMPIAHGDAETTEKVVDVWGPNGFDEQLSSLPKPDGQLFFDKLSSVYLTGTMHDEDSPNHLILKDGDICRSVCEPNYKSPCNHFCPASVYEMVPSTKEPGKKDLQINYTNCIHCKTCDIKCPFENIEWTVPEGGGGPQYREV; this comes from the coding sequence ATGTCTTATGATCAACTTCCTGAAGGTGTGACTCGTGAAACGATGGACGTCGATGTCCTTATCGTGGGCGGTGGGTCCGCTGGTCTGTCTTGTGCCCTGCATTTGCAAAATCAAATTTCAAAACATAACGAAGATGTCGCTTCTGGTAAAAAACAAGGTGAACAGATTCCTGAGCAAATGATTGTGGTGCTTGAAAAAGCTTCTGAAGTGGGTGCACACAGTTTGTCCGGTGCGGTTCTTAATCCGACAGCATTGCGTGAGTTGATTCCTAACTTCAAAGAAGAAGGGGCTCCTCTTGATACTGAAGTGAAAAAAGATGCAGTTTACTATTTGGGATCTGATTTCTCTTTCAAGCTTCCGGTGACGCCTCCTCCGTTTCATAACGAAGGAAACTACATTACTTCTATCAGCAAATTGAATCGCTGGTTGGCGACTAAATGTGAAGAGAAGGGGATTAACATCTTCCCTGGTTTTGCTGCTGTTGAAGCCTTGTATGAAGGAAATAAAATTGTCGGTGTTCGCACGGGCGATAAAGGTCGTGATAAGAACGGCAACCCAAAAGCAAACTTTGAGCCTGGTTTGATCCTAAAATCAAAAGTTACTATTTTTGCTGAAGGAACTCGTGGTTCTTTGTTCAAGAAAGTTTCTGAGAAATTGAATCTTCGCGCTGGCAAAAACAAAGAGGTTTTTGAAGAAGGCGTGAAAGAGATCATTCAGATGCCTCATGGTACGGTGGAAGCTGGTCAAGTGATCCATACAATGGGTTTCCCGCTTTCTAAATCTATCGGTGGTACTTTCATTTACACAATCCCGGGCGATAAAATCATCTTGGGCCTTGTGGCTTACCTCGATACAGAGGATCCTCTTTTGGATCCACACCGTGAATTGCAAAAATTGAAAACTCATCCGTTCCTTAAGAATATGCTCAAAGGCGGTAAAGTGATCGCTTATGGCGGTAAGACTTTGCCTGCAGGTGGCTGGTATTCTATGCCGAAACTTTACGGCGATGGTTTCATGGTCTGTGGTGACTCTGCCAGCATGGTGGACGTGCAAAAGCTTAAAGGTATTCATCTAGCGATGAAGTCCGGTATGCAGGCGGCTGACACTGTCATGGAAGGTTTGACCAAAGGGGCGGAGTTCACTGAAGAAATCACGAAGGGCTACGAAACCCGTATCCATGGCAGCTATGTGAAGAACGAACTTTACAAGGTTCGTAACTTCCATCAGGCGTTGAGCAAGGGTATCGTTGCTTCTATGCCTATGTTGGCTCTTCAAGAGATGACTGGGGGGCGTGGCCTTCAAGATCCAATGCCAATCGCTCACGGGGACGCTGAGACGACGGAGAAGGTTGTCGACGTATGGGGGCCTAATGGCTTTGACGAGCAATTGAGCTCGCTTCCTAAGCCGGACGGGCAGCTCTTCTTTGATAAGCTTTCCAGCGTCTATTTGACAGGCACTATGCATGACGAGGATTCTCCGAACCATTTGATCCTGAAGGATGGGGATATCTGCCGTAGCGTATGTGAGCCTAATTACAAATCACCGTGTAATCACTTCTGCCCGGCCTCTGTATACGAAATGGTACCGTCTACAAAAGAGCCAGGTAAGAAAGACCTACAAATCAACTATACGAACTGTATTCACTGTAAGACTTGTGATATTAAGTGCCCATTCGAAAATATTGAATGGACAGTCCCTGAAGGGGGCGGTGGTCCTCAATATCGCGAAGTATAG
- a CDS encoding TIGR02147 family protein, producing MEHRPNYRNFIISELERRQKKNPAYSLRAFARDLGIPCSRLSEIINRKMGLSQARAANLAEKLSLSPTEKEYFLDLALSEHARSPVVKEMATNRIKARESITTQMGEDEFSIVSDWYHLAIIEYFQLPSSVHTIEAVAKHFGLKTDEVEKAIERLEKVQMLLKKEDRWEIPSENRAATFRSDYKAVHNFYDQLASKGRNKVGAAGKHQWDLSASFIPIKKENSKKMLEKIRQFRRELLAEASSDADRDTIYCLTLQFFNLTELEANSLSELAENSLPQLEKNT from the coding sequence ATGGAACACAGACCAAACTATCGTAACTTTATTATCAGCGAACTCGAACGTCGGCAGAAAAAAAATCCTGCCTACTCACTGCGCGCTTTCGCCCGTGATTTGGGAATCCCCTGCTCAAGATTGAGTGAGATCATCAATCGCAAAATGGGACTTTCTCAAGCCCGCGCGGCTAATCTCGCCGAGAAGCTCAGTCTTTCACCTACGGAAAAAGAGTACTTCCTCGATCTCGCCTTGAGTGAGCACGCCCGCAGTCCAGTCGTCAAAGAGATGGCAACAAATCGAATTAAGGCCCGTGAGTCCATCACCACGCAAATGGGTGAAGATGAATTCTCTATCGTGTCTGACTGGTACCATCTGGCTATTATTGAATACTTCCAGCTTCCAAGTTCTGTTCATACGATTGAAGCCGTTGCCAAACATTTTGGCTTAAAAACGGATGAAGTTGAAAAAGCAATCGAGCGGCTCGAAAAGGTTCAAATGCTTCTCAAGAAAGAGGATCGCTGGGAAATTCCCTCTGAAAATCGTGCAGCGACATTCCGTTCAGATTATAAGGCGGTCCATAATTTCTATGACCAACTTGCCAGCAAAGGTCGCAACAAGGTCGGAGCCGCGGGAAAACATCAATGGGATCTGTCCGCCAGCTTTATTCCGATCAAAAAAGAAAATAGCAAAAAAATGCTCGAAAAAATTCGCCAGTTCCGCCGGGAGCTTTTGGCCGAGGCCAGCTCGGATGCAGACCGTGACACAATTTACTGCCTCACTCTGCAATTCTTTAATTTGACTGAGCTGGAGGCGAATAGTTTATCTGAGCTGGCAGAAAATAGCTTACCCCAACTGGAAAAGAACACTTAA
- a CDS encoding KOW motif domain-containing protein, which yields MKLKIKKGATVQVITGSDKGKKGTVLAVDAANMKVLVQGVKVQTHYDKKDGLLKKEGFIDYSNVKLVEAAASKDKKTSKKATKQKSA from the coding sequence ATGAAATTGAAAATCAAAAAGGGCGCAACAGTCCAAGTTATTACTGGCTCTGATAAAGGCAAAAAAGGCACTGTTTTGGCTGTAGATGCTGCAAACATGAAAGTCTTGGTTCAAGGTGTGAAAGTTCAAACACACTACGATAAAAAAGACGGTCTTTTGAAAAAAGAAGGCTTCATCGACTATTCAAATGTGAAATTGGTTGAAGCTGCTGCATCTAAAGACAAAAAGACTTCTAAAAAAGCAACCAAACAAAAGTCCGCGTAG
- a CDS encoding helix-hairpin-helix domain-containing protein, with the protein MDQALQSYLARIVPTVSASSAQAVIELAAEGATVPFIARYRKEKTGNLDEVQIRNVIEGHETFNEIVKRKAFLIREIGEQNNLTAEVQKRIELSWDLGELEEIYKPFKKKKKTKATIAREAGLEPLASWIWEMGHGLIKDDQTMEMKAKNFLNPTAKIVTYEEALKGAQDILVEKIANDVELRAMVAKNYNEKGRVVSKAAKGYKPNSKFEMYKEFEEPVKNLLDSKNNHRYLAMRRGWTEEELAIDVKADDEDNLKSYEKFATTTPDNAIGEYLKQSARLALNVYVLPSIVNEVHRVLKEKADMDAITVFAENVRKLLLGSPYGSKCVLGVDPGLRTGCKVALIDKSGAFISHTVLYTLGDDADRKAKVLFNEVLKQIQIEAIAVGNGTAGRETETFLRKVLKDLGKNIPVVMVSESGASVYSASDIAREEFPDLDLTVKGAISIARRLQDPLAELVKVDPKSIGVGQYQHDVNQSQLKKSLEAVVESCVNNVGVDVNTASAALLSHVAGIGPALAKGIVEARKKSLFTDRSELLKVPKFSAKVFEQAAGFLRIPASKQVLDSTGIHPERYQAVADMAKDLGVSLSEVIGEGAKKLVAQRTKWAKLVGEFTFDDIVKELEKPGRDPRDPFKVFQFRDDIMEVKDLNEGMICPGIVTNVTNFGAFVDIGVHQDGLVHISALSHKFVDDPRKVVNPGDHVTVKVLKVDPVKNQISLTMKMDDAPEASAPRGERRPPQEQKGGYRPGGPRMPPGGGAPRPQAGPPAKPANPFNNPFAALMNTPTKK; encoded by the coding sequence ATGGATCAGGCTCTTCAGAGTTATTTGGCTCGTATTGTCCCTACAGTTTCTGCAAGTTCTGCACAAGCAGTGATCGAACTTGCTGCTGAGGGCGCGACAGTCCCTTTCATCGCTCGTTACCGTAAAGAGAAAACAGGCAATTTGGACGAAGTTCAAATTCGCAATGTTATCGAGGGTCACGAGACTTTCAACGAAATCGTAAAGCGTAAAGCTTTCTTGATCAGAGAGATCGGGGAGCAGAACAATCTTACGGCCGAAGTTCAGAAGCGTATCGAGCTTTCTTGGGACTTGGGTGAGTTGGAAGAAATCTACAAACCTTTCAAAAAGAAAAAGAAAACCAAAGCTACCATCGCTCGCGAAGCGGGCTTGGAACCTTTGGCTTCTTGGATTTGGGAGATGGGCCACGGTTTGATCAAAGACGATCAGACAATGGAAATGAAGGCGAAAAACTTCTTAAACCCAACTGCCAAAATCGTAACTTACGAAGAAGCGCTTAAAGGCGCACAAGATATTTTGGTTGAGAAAATTGCCAATGATGTTGAGCTTCGTGCAATGGTGGCTAAGAACTACAACGAAAAAGGTCGCGTAGTTTCTAAAGCTGCTAAAGGTTACAAACCAAACTCCAAGTTCGAAATGTACAAAGAGTTTGAAGAGCCGGTTAAGAACCTTCTTGATTCAAAAAACAATCACCGCTATTTGGCGATGAGACGTGGTTGGACTGAAGAAGAATTGGCTATCGACGTTAAAGCTGATGATGAAGACAATTTGAAGTCTTACGAGAAGTTCGCAACAACAACTCCTGATAATGCTATCGGTGAGTACTTGAAGCAATCTGCTCGCTTGGCTTTGAACGTTTATGTTCTGCCATCTATCGTGAATGAAGTTCACCGCGTTCTTAAAGAAAAAGCGGACATGGATGCGATCACGGTGTTTGCAGAAAACGTTCGTAAACTGTTGTTGGGTTCACCATACGGTTCAAAATGCGTATTGGGCGTGGATCCTGGTTTGAGAACGGGTTGTAAAGTGGCTTTGATTGATAAATCAGGTGCTTTCATTTCTCACACGGTTCTTTATACATTGGGTGACGATGCTGACCGTAAGGCGAAAGTATTGTTCAACGAAGTTCTAAAACAAATCCAAATTGAAGCGATCGCTGTCGGAAACGGTACTGCAGGTCGTGAGACTGAGACTTTCTTGCGTAAAGTTTTGAAAGATCTTGGTAAAAATATTCCGGTTGTGATGGTTTCTGAATCAGGTGCCTCTGTGTACTCTGCGTCTGATATCGCTCGTGAAGAGTTCCCGGATCTTGATTTGACGGTAAAAGGCGCGATCTCTATCGCGCGTCGTTTGCAAGATCCTTTGGCGGAGCTTGTGAAGGTAGATCCTAAGTCTATCGGCGTGGGTCAATACCAACATGACGTGAATCAATCTCAATTGAAAAAATCATTGGAAGCGGTTGTTGAGTCTTGCGTGAATAACGTGGGCGTTGACGTGAATACTGCTTCTGCAGCTTTGCTTTCTCATGTTGCGGGTATTGGGCCGGCACTTGCGAAAGGTATCGTTGAGGCTCGTAAGAAATCTTTGTTCACAGATCGTTCGGAACTTTTGAAAGTTCCGAAGTTCTCTGCGAAAGTTTTCGAACAAGCGGCGGGTTTCTTAAGAATTCCTGCCAGCAAGCAGGTTTTGGATTCTACAGGAATTCATCCTGAGCGTTATCAAGCAGTTGCTGATATGGCTAAGGATCTTGGTGTTTCTTTGTCTGAAGTTATCGGCGAAGGCGCTAAGAAGCTGGTTGCACAAAGAACTAAATGGGCAAAGCTTGTCGGTGAATTTACTTTCGACGACATCGTGAAAGAGTTAGAAAAGCCAGGCCGTGATCCACGTGATCCGTTTAAGGTTTTCCAATTCCGCGATGACATCATGGAAGTGAAAGACTTGAATGAAGGTATGATCTGCCCAGGTATCGTGACCAACGTTACTAATTTTGGTGCATTCGTGGATATCGGTGTTCACCAAGATGGTCTTGTGCATATCTCTGCATTATCACACAAATTCGTTGATGACCCTCGTAAGGTTGTAAACCCTGGTGATCATGTAACAGTGAAGGTTTTGAAGGTAGATCCTGTTAAGAATCAAATTTCATTAACGATGAAAATGGACGATGCTCCTGAGGCATCGGCACCACGTGGTGAAAGACGTCCTCCGCAGGAACAAAAGGGTGGTTACAGACCTGGTGGTCCAAGAATGCCTCCTGGTGGTGGTGCGCCGAGACCTCAAGCGGGACCTCCGGCGAAACCAGCAAATCCGTTCAACAATCCGTTCGCGGCTTTGATGAACACTCCGACAAAAAAATAG
- a CDS encoding THUMP domain-containing class I SAM-dependent RNA methyltransferase, which translates to MPEFFASTAKGLVDPLETELKDLGLKILEKTQGGVYFESNWEGCYKANLHSRLASRILKPILDFTAYQPEELYTQILRHDFTKYIKPTQTISIDVTIRDSKMRDQRFVAMKIKDAIVDQFRDKFGVRPDVDNEQPALRIHVRAVKNQFNVAVDTTGDSLFMRGYRRETGEAPLKENLAAGLIKLSEWDGQSPIIDFMCGSGTFLIEAAMMAMNVAPGIHRKRFGFMSWLSYEQETWDNLVQEAMDAEKEELPFMFYGYDIDNRVLKSAKDNAKRAGVDQVIEFKKESVATVEPPVEKGLIVINPPYGARIGDEDNLRDVYRDLGFTLKHRFKGWDAWILSGNKELIADLKLKSTRKHFVFNGNIECRFLKYSMF; encoded by the coding sequence ATGCCTGAATTTTTCGCCTCTACTGCTAAAGGCCTCGTAGATCCCCTCGAAACAGAACTCAAAGACCTCGGACTAAAGATCCTTGAAAAAACCCAAGGTGGAGTCTATTTCGAGTCCAACTGGGAAGGTTGCTATAAAGCGAATCTTCACTCCCGCTTGGCAAGCCGTATCTTGAAACCCATTTTGGATTTCACCGCTTATCAGCCAGAAGAATTGTACACACAAATTCTTCGTCATGATTTCACAAAATATATCAAACCAACTCAAACGATCTCTATCGACGTAACGATTCGCGATTCAAAAATGCGCGATCAACGTTTCGTGGCGATGAAGATCAAAGACGCTATCGTGGATCAGTTCCGCGATAAATTTGGCGTTCGTCCTGACGTGGACAATGAACAACCAGCATTGCGTATTCACGTTCGTGCGGTGAAGAATCAATTCAACGTGGCTGTGGACACAACAGGTGATTCTTTGTTCATGCGTGGTTACCGCAGAGAAACCGGCGAAGCTCCTTTGAAGGAAAACCTGGCAGCAGGTTTGATCAAGCTTTCTGAGTGGGATGGACAATCTCCTATCATCGACTTTATGTGCGGTTCCGGAACATTCTTGATTGAAGCGGCAATGATGGCGATGAACGTGGCGCCTGGTATTCACCGTAAGAGATTTGGCTTTATGAGCTGGCTCAGCTACGAACAAGAAACTTGGGACAATCTGGTTCAAGAAGCGATGGACGCTGAAAAAGAAGAACTTCCGTTCATGTTCTATGGTTACGATATCGACAACCGCGTTTTGAAAAGCGCTAAAGACAATGCCAAGCGCGCGGGTGTAGACCAAGTGATCGAGTTCAAGAAGGAATCTGTTGCGACTGTGGAGCCACCTGTTGAGAAGGGTTTGATTGTGATCAATCCTCCTTACGGCGCGCGTATCGGTGATGAAGACAATCTTCGCGACGTTTACCGCGATTTGGGCTTCACATTGAAACACAGATTCAAAGGCTGGGATGCTTGGATTCTTTCTGGAAACAAAGAATTGATTGCAGACTTAAAATTAAAATCTACTCGTAAGCATTTCGTATTCAATGGCAATATCGAGTGCCGTTTCTTGAAATACTCAATGTTCTAA
- a CDS encoding carbon-nitrogen hydrolase family protein encodes MSSELVVAAAQMTSIDDVDANLMQIEALLEDIFKSQKPEDKVRLVGFPENCLYMRVVEGESIQGFTLSHYAFARLSEQAKKYDTYIHLGSVPMYVEGHLYNSSVLISPQGEVTPTYQKMHLFDIQLEGQKPIRESDVFRHGQKPNIIEVDGWRIGEAICYDIRFAELFSQYARKEVDLILVPAAFLVKTGEAHWEVLLRARAIESQSYLLASAQGGIHQSVKSGVRETHGHSLIVDPWGTIVGQVAKRAVGFTVAKLSRERIDSVRRQIPMKFHRRLPVA; translated from the coding sequence ATGAGTTCAGAGTTGGTGGTTGCGGCAGCGCAAATGACTTCAATCGATGATGTCGATGCCAACCTGATGCAGATTGAAGCCTTGTTGGAAGATATCTTTAAATCTCAAAAACCCGAAGACAAAGTCAGACTTGTAGGGTTCCCCGAAAATTGTTTGTACATGAGAGTTGTTGAGGGAGAGAGCATCCAAGGATTCACTCTGTCTCACTACGCATTTGCTCGTCTGTCTGAGCAGGCCAAAAAATACGACACCTATATTCACTTGGGCTCTGTGCCTATGTATGTCGAAGGGCATCTTTACAACTCTTCGGTATTGATCTCGCCACAAGGTGAGGTGACTCCGACCTATCAGAAGATGCATTTGTTCGATATTCAACTGGAAGGGCAAAAGCCGATCCGTGAGTCTGATGTATTTCGTCATGGGCAGAAGCCAAATATTATCGAGGTGGATGGCTGGCGAATTGGTGAAGCGATTTGCTATGACATTCGTTTCGCAGAGTTGTTTTCGCAATATGCTCGCAAAGAAGTGGACTTGATTTTAGTGCCAGCAGCGTTCCTTGTTAAAACGGGGGAGGCTCACTGGGAGGTCTTATTGCGTGCTCGCGCTATTGAGAGTCAGTCTTATTTGCTGGCTAGCGCTCAGGGTGGGATTCATCAAAGTGTTAAGAGTGGGGTGCGGGAAACTCACGGTCACTCTCTTATTGTGGATCCTTGGGGGACTATTGTCGGGCAGGTCGCAAAAAGAGCGGTTGGCTTCACTGTAGCTAAGCTTTCGCGGGAGCGTATTGACAGCGTTCGTCGCCAGATTCCGATGAAGTTTCATCGCCGTCTTCCAGTTGCTTAA
- a CDS encoding trans-sulfuration enzyme family protein, giving the protein MTKKKSSSQSKTSPKTYARSLRTKAIHGEALSKSWEFSHHLIPPMTASTTFRLDSLQRGAEGFSTFGAQKGATDKPIWIYDRLEEPTTKMLEDQLAVLEKGECAITFGSGMGAIASTLMSLLKSNQKIVAHRTLYGCTYSLITNWLPRFNIQHSLIDVNDLVALEKELQDPATRIVYFESVSNPILEIADLEKIAQLVKNANKKRTKDNRIYTVVDNTFATPWALRPIEWNIDFVIQSLTKNISGFGTEMGGAVIAPKEHESILRVARKDFGAIIHPYSAWHILVYGISTQAIRFEQQQESALKIAQFLEKHPKVERVIYPGLKSHPQFKEAKKYLKSPEGKFAPGTMISFQLKGNMKKCEKFVDDIAKNSYAITLAVSLGLTKTLIEVPGYMTHSAIPNDKREESGIDPRAIRLSLGLENVKDIIQDLQTALAKV; this is encoded by the coding sequence ATGACAAAGAAAAAAAGTTCGTCGCAATCAAAAACTTCCCCAAAAACATATGCGAGATCTTTAAGAACAAAAGCCATCCACGGTGAGGCCTTGTCTAAATCCTGGGAATTTTCGCATCATTTGATTCCACCTATGACCGCATCTACGACATTCCGCTTGGATTCTCTGCAAAGAGGCGCGGAAGGCTTCAGTACCTTTGGAGCTCAAAAAGGAGCTACCGACAAACCTATCTGGATCTATGATCGTCTGGAAGAGCCCACTACCAAAATGTTGGAAGACCAGTTGGCGGTGCTTGAAAAAGGCGAATGCGCTATCACTTTTGGCAGCGGTATGGGAGCTATCGCCTCCACGCTGATGTCACTTCTTAAGAGCAATCAAAAAATTGTTGCCCATAGAACCCTTTACGGATGCACCTACAGCCTGATTACAAACTGGCTGCCTCGGTTTAATATTCAGCACTCTTTGATTGATGTGAACGATCTTGTCGCTTTGGAAAAAGAGCTTCAAGATCCTGCAACCCGCATTGTCTACTTCGAATCGGTTTCCAATCCTATTTTGGAAATTGCTGACCTGGAGAAAATTGCACAACTCGTAAAAAATGCGAATAAAAAACGTACTAAAGACAATAGAATCTACACCGTTGTCGACAACACATTCGCCACACCTTGGGCTCTTCGCCCTATCGAATGGAATATTGATTTCGTGATCCAAAGCTTAACCAAAAACATTTCCGGCTTTGGAACAGAAATGGGAGGCGCGGTGATCGCTCCCAAAGAACACGAGAGCATCCTAAGAGTCGCCCGTAAAGATTTCGGCGCAATCATTCATCCTTACTCTGCTTGGCATATTCTGGTTTATGGAATTTCCACACAAGCAATCCGCTTCGAGCAGCAGCAAGAATCTGCTTTGAAAATCGCTCAATTCCTAGAAAAGCATCCAAAAGTGGAACGAGTGATTTACCCGGGATTGAAAAGCCATCCTCAATTTAAAGAAGCAAAAAAATATTTGAAATCTCCAGAAGGAAAATTTGCTCCGGGCACGATGATTTCATTTCAACTTAAAGGCAATATGAAGAAGTGCGAAAAATTCGTCGATGATATCGCGAAAAATTCATATGCGATCACTCTGGCTGTCAGCTTAGGTTTGACCAAAACTTTGATTGAAGTTCCGGGCTATATGACTCATTCCGCGATCCCGAATGACAAGCGCGAAGAATCCGGCATTGATCCCCGTGCGATCCGTCTAAGCCTGGGACTGGAAAACGTTAAGGACATTATTCAAGATCTGCAAACAGCTCTCGCAAAGGTTTAA
- the infA gene encoding translation initiation factor IF-1 — MAKDDLVQIDGKVIDALAGGLYKIELENKAIINAKLCGKMRRFNIRVVVGDRVSVGVSPYDPTHGLIMFRHK; from the coding sequence ATGGCAAAAGACGATTTAGTACAAATTGACGGAAAAGTGATCGACGCCCTTGCAGGGGGTCTTTATAAGATCGAACTCGAAAATAAAGCGATCATCAACGCAAAGCTTTGCGGAAAAATGAGACGCTTTAATATTCGTGTGGTTGTGGGCGACCGTGTGAGCGTAGGGGTATCACCTTACGACCCAACACATGGTCTGATCATGTTCCGTCACAAATAA